The following is a genomic window from Pseudomonas purpurea.
CTGTTCCAGCACGCGGATGTTGAATTGCAGTTGTGACAGCTCGCGATGAATGTACAGGCTGCTGTCATCAAGACCCGGGATGACAATCGTCGGCGCCGCTTGCGCAGGCTCCGCGACCACCGCGGGTGGAGCCGGCTCCAGAGCTGGCTCGGTTTCGACGACGTGCTCGACCACGGGTTGAGCGTCTTTTACGGCAACTTCAGTGAGTCCTTCGGTATTCATCGAATGTTCCTGGGAGGGCTATTTTTGCTCTCGTAACAATTGAGCGGCACGTACGGCAAAGTAAGTCAGGATGCCATCAGCGCCTGCGCGTTTAAAAGCGGTCAGGGATTCAAGAATCACCCCTTCGCTCAACCAGCCATTCTGAATCGCCGCCATGTGCATGGCGTATTCCCCGCTGACCTGATAGACAAAGGTCGGCACTTTAAATTCTTCTTTGACGCGGTACAGGATGTCCAGGTACGGCATGCCTGGCTTGACCATGACCATATCCGCGCCTTCTGACAAGTCGCTGGCCACTTCGTGCAGCGCTTCGTTGCCGTTGGCCGGGTCCATTTGATAGGACGCCTTGTTCGCCTTGCCCAGGTTCAGCGCCGAACCGACCGCATCGCGGAACGGCCCATAGTAGGCGCTCGCGTACTTGGCCGAGTACGCCATGATGCGCACGTTGACGTGATCGGCCAGTTCCAGGGCTTCGCGGATCGCCTGAATCCGCCCGTCCATCATGTCCGAGGGGGCAACTACCTGCGCGCCCGCCTCGGCATGGGACAACGCTTGCCTGACCAGCGCATCGACGGTGATGTCGTTCTGCACGTAGCCTTCTTCGTCGAGGATACCGTCCTGGCCGTGGGTGGTGAACGGGTCCAGCGCAACATCGGTGATCACCCCCAACTCAGGGAAGCGTTCACGCAGGGCACGAGTGGCGCGCTGGGCAATGCCATCGGGGTTCCAGGCTTCGGCGGCGTCGAGCGATTTAAGCTCGGCCGGCGTGACCGGGAACAGCGCAACAGCGGGAATCCCCAGCTCGACCCACCGGGCCGCTTCTTCGAGCAACAGGTCGATGGTCAGGCGTTCGACGCCTGGCATCGAGGCGACTGCTTCGCGACGGTTTTCACCGTCAAGCACGAACACCGGAAGAATCAGGTCATTGGTGGTCAGAACGTTTTCACGGACCAGACGACGGGAAAATTCGTCACGACGGTTGCGACGCAGGCGGGTTGCAGGAAACAAACGGTTGGCGGGGGTAAAGCTCACGGCAGACTCCTGAGCCCGCGCTGGCGGGCGAGCGTGACTGTTATAAGCAGCCATTATGACCAACGTATTACAGATCTGTCCCGTCCGGGATCAACTGTTCAGCGACGGCGACGGCTTTTGTCCCACGCGGCGTGGCCGCCACTTGCCGTCGCGGGCCGGGGCTGATCGTAGCGCCTTGCCTGTCAGCAGAAACCACCCGTCATATCTTGAATATGAGCCCGGGATGAGACGCCTGCGCCCCCCCGTGACCGATCGTCGCAACCATTGTCCTTGTAGGAAATGTTCACGTCGAGACACATTTCGATACTTTCCTGAATGTGCCTGAAGGGTTAGGCTGCGCGTTCATTTCGCCAGCATCCAGACAATGCTCCAACAATTTCTTCAGGATTTCGGCTACTTCGCCCTTTTTCTCGGCACGTTCTTCGAAGGCGAAACCATTCTGGTTCTCGCAGGCTTCCTCGCGTTCCGCGGATACATGGATATCAACCTGGTGGTGGTCGTGGCGTTCTTCGGCAGTTATGCCGGCGATCAGCTGTGGTACTTCCTTGGGCGCAAACATGGCCGCAAGTTGCTGGCGCGCAAACCGCGCTGGCAAATGATGGGTGATCGGGCGCTGGAGCATATCCGCAAGCACCCGGACATCTGGGTGCTGAGCTTTCGCTTCGTCTATGGCCTGCGCACGGTGATGCCGGTGGCCATCGGCTTGTCGGGGTATCCGCCGGGACGTTATCTGTTGCTCAACGGCATCGGTGCCGCGATCTGGGCGGCGGCCCTGGCCGCCGCCGCGTACCACTTCGGTGCGGTGCTCGAAGGCATGCTCGGCAGCGTCAAGAAGTACGAGCTGTGGGTGCTGGGCGCTTTGCTCGTGCTGGGTTTCTGCCTGTGGTTGCGTCGGCGTTTCAAGAACGCCCGCCTGGCGAAAAAGATCTACGAAGACGAGCAGATCCAGATCGCCGAAAAAGCCAAGGGCAGCGAGCCTACGACGCCAGTCGAGTGATGCGGTTGCGGCAGCAGTAAAGCCCGATCACGCTGAACAGGCTGTAACTGAGCAGGCCGACCCAGGCCACCGCGCTGGCCGGCCATAACCCGGCCAGCGGCGCCAGCCACACCAGCGGCAGGTTCAGCGCCAGCCGCAACAGCTCAAGCCTGAACGCCCACGGGCGATTCTCCAACGCCGCGCCCTGCGCAAACAATCCAAAAGCCACCGCTCCCCAGCCCAACACCAGGGCGGCTGTCGGCAGGCTGTCGGCCAGGTTCATCAGGTAACTGCCCAGCGCGACGTACACCCCGAACTGCAAGGCCACGTACAGTTGCTGCCGGCCATCCAGCGGCACCTCGAACTTGCGGAACTGGCTCAAGTCCGGCTTGGCCATCGGGTATTTCGCCGCCACGTCCGCCGGCCGCCAACCAGTGCGCATGAACCAGATCCGCAGCTTGTCCCAGAGGCTCTCGGCCCGCCGTGCGTCGTTCCAGAGCTGGGCATAAAACTGCATGTTGGCCCACAACGGGTTCCAGCTCGCCAGCGGCGTGGTCACGCCGAAAATCGCCGGATCGTTGTCGTCTTCTTCCTGATACGTGCCGAACAGGCGATCCCAGACAATGAAAACGCCGCCGTAGTTGCGGTCCATGTAAAGGGCGTTCTGTGCATGGTGCGCCCGGTGGTTGGACGGCGTGACGAAGAACCACTCGAACCAGCCGAGCTTGGGAATGTGTCGGGTATGCACCCAGAATTGATACAGCAGATTGAGCGCCGCGACGCTGACGAACACCAGCAGCGGCACGCCGAGCACGGCCATCGGCAAGTAGAAGATCCAGCTCAGCAGAAACCCGGTGCTGGTCTGGCGCAACGCGGTGGACAGGTTGTAGTCCTCGCTCTGGTGATGCACCGAGTGGGCGGCCCAGAGAATATTGCGCTCGTGGCCCATGCGGTGCAGCCAGTAGTAGCAAAGATCGTAGAGCACGAAGGCAAACACCCAGACCCAGGCACTCTCGGCCGACAGTTCGATCACGGCCAGGTGTTTCAGGGCAAAGGCGTAGGTGACCAGGCCCACGCCTTTGGTCAACAGGCCCGTGGTGGTCGACAACACGCCCGTGCTGAGGCTGTTGATTGCGTCCGCAAGCCGATAATTGCTCACGCCTCGCCAACGGTCGACGATCAGCTCCAGCACAATCAGTACGACGAAAAACGGCACCGCATAGAGAATGAAGTTCATGACGCGACCTGATCAGAATCGTTGCCTGAAGATTAGGTGTAGCCGCCCATTAACCCTATGGCAACGAGTGACAAATTAGTGGACATTTAACGCCATGAATCTGGAGAAAAGCCCCATGAGCAAAAAAATTGCAGTGATCCTTTCCGGCTGTGGCGTCTACGACGGCGCCGAGATCCACGAGAGCGTGATCACCCTGTTGCGCCTGGACCAGCGCGGTGCGCAGGTCCAGTGCTTTGCCCCCGACATCGCGCAACTGCACGTCATCAATCACCTGAACGGCGAGGCGATGCCCGAGTCGCGCAATGTACTGATCGAGTCGGCGCGCATCGCGCGTGGCCAGGTCAAGGACATCCGCGAAGCCAACGCCGAGGACTTCGACGCCCTGATCGTGCCCGGTGGTTTCGGCGCGGCCAAGAACCTGTCCAGCTTCGCGGTCGAAGGCGCCGGTTGCAGTGTCCAGCCCGATGTCCTGGCCCTGGCAGAAGCCTTCGCCGAGGCCGGCAAACCGGTCGGCCTGATCTGCATTTCGCCTGCGCTGGCGGCGAAAATCTACGGTCCGGGCGTGGTCTGCACCATCGGCAACGATGCCGACACGGCGGCCGCCATGAGCAAAATGGGCGCCACCCATGAAACCTGCGCGGTGGGCGACATCGTCGAAGACAAGGCCCGCAAACTGGTCAGCACCCCGGCCTACATGCTGGCGCAATCGATCAGCGAAGCGGCGTCGGGCATCAACAAACTGGTGGACCGGGTGCTGGAACTGACCCACGAAAACGACGCCTGAGCGGCACTCTGTGATGAGCCTTTGTGGTGAGGGAGCTTGCCCCCGCTGGGTTGCGAAGCAGCCCCAAATAATCGGCCAGCCATT
Proteins encoded in this region:
- a CDS encoding DedA family protein — protein: MLQQFLQDFGYFALFLGTFFEGETILVLAGFLAFRGYMDINLVVVVAFFGSYAGDQLWYFLGRKHGRKLLARKPRWQMMGDRALEHIRKHPDIWVLSFRFVYGLRTVMPVAIGLSGYPPGRYLLLNGIGAAIWAAALAAAAYHFGAVLEGMLGSVKKYELWVLGALLVLGFCLWLRRRFKNARLAKKIYEDEQIQIAEKAKGSEPTTPVE
- the elbB gene encoding isoprenoid biosynthesis glyoxalase ElbB, which gives rise to MSKKIAVILSGCGVYDGAEIHESVITLLRLDQRGAQVQCFAPDIAQLHVINHLNGEAMPESRNVLIESARIARGQVKDIREANAEDFDALIVPGGFGAAKNLSSFAVEGAGCSVQPDVLALAEAFAEAGKPVGLICISPALAAKIYGPGVVCTIGNDADTAAAMSKMGATHETCAVGDIVEDKARKLVSTPAYMLAQSISEAASGINKLVDRVLELTHENDA
- a CDS encoding sterol desaturase family protein; translation: MNFILYAVPFFVVLIVLELIVDRWRGVSNYRLADAINSLSTGVLSTTTGLLTKGVGLVTYAFALKHLAVIELSAESAWVWVFAFVLYDLCYYWLHRMGHERNILWAAHSVHHQSEDYNLSTALRQTSTGFLLSWIFYLPMAVLGVPLLVFVSVAALNLLYQFWVHTRHIPKLGWFEWFFVTPSNHRAHHAQNALYMDRNYGGVFIVWDRLFGTYQEEDDNDPAIFGVTTPLASWNPLWANMQFYAQLWNDARRAESLWDKLRIWFMRTGWRPADVAAKYPMAKPDLSQFRKFEVPLDGRQQLYVALQFGVYVALGSYLMNLADSLPTAALVLGWGAVAFGLFAQGAALENRPWAFRLELLRLALNLPLVWLAPLAGLWPASAVAWVGLLSYSLFSVIGLYCCRNRITRLAS
- the hemB gene encoding porphobilinogen synthase, translated to MSFTPANRLFPATRLRRNRRDEFSRRLVRENVLTTNDLILPVFVLDGENRREAVASMPGVERLTIDLLLEEAARWVELGIPAVALFPVTPAELKSLDAAEAWNPDGIAQRATRALRERFPELGVITDVALDPFTTHGQDGILDEEGYVQNDITVDALVRQALSHAEAGAQVVAPSDMMDGRIQAIREALELADHVNVRIMAYSAKYASAYYGPFRDAVGSALNLGKANKASYQMDPANGNEALHEVASDLSEGADMVMVKPGMPYLDILYRVKEEFKVPTFVYQVSGEYAMHMAAIQNGWLSEGVILESLTAFKRAGADGILTYFAVRAAQLLREQK